Sequence from the Puntigrus tetrazona isolate hp1 chromosome 11, ASM1883169v1, whole genome shotgun sequence genome:
TTTGCTGCATGAAGTCTGAGAACAAAGTAACTGCAGTGAAGAGTGTTTAAATCCAGTAtcataaatgcagcattttttaCTTGTATTAACCCAAAAACGTCAGAAATTGAGGGGTTTGTTTTTTAGAATTTGTATAAGAGCGCCATCTACTGATTAGACAAAGCGTCTTTTGCCGTtcaatagttttattattttacattttaatgtttcgtTTTTTGATGTTTGTTGTGATTTGCTACTCATGTTTATGTTTCTTGgacgttttttttatattttatatcgatattgtttgtataaatggccaaagatttgtttttcacttttagagaACATTATGgagtcttaaaataaaaaatatatatgtatcagTAGACCTCTTTATGTTCAGAACTGCACACTGGGTTTCTTCTCTGTCCTAAAGCTGCTGCATTTAAggccaaaaaaattataattttcagcaatcatttttttttttgtcaaggtATACAAGACGACACGGAAATCAAATTAATCTCCAAGTACATTAGCAACAGTTCCACAGTTTTATTTAGCCCAATCATTTTTCAACCACcaaaaatatctattttctCAGTTAACTACTCCATCAGCAAAGGTTTCCAGGCCAaaagttttacaaaacatttataattgcaCTGCAGAAACAAGGCCACGAGTAAAATtgacaatattaattattagtacACAAACCAGTACAAACATGCTGCTAgtataaaagtaaacaaacaatataaacatatatttgttgAAATCTTAGTCCACAAAAAAGGTATTACAAAGTAACAAGCTCCTAATACTCCAAGGTACTGGACTTTAAGGTTAcctgtaatatttgtaaaaatattctgACATGTTGATCTATTTGATTTGTCAAGTTTACCCAGTTCTGCATGTACTAAACGGCGTAGTGAATTATAATCTGTGCCAACATTTTACTACAATAATCTCTAGGCAAGTCCCAAGTCTGTAAGAATGGAAGGATACGGACTATAAATAATGAGTTTGACGTCTATATtaaagtacaataaaacaaatacacaaaaaacaacttCTCAGCAACTCTAACTGAATACTTAAGTGCAAGCAGCAAGTTTGGTTCCTATCCAACTTTTCTGAGTTCCTGCCCTTATGTATAAATGGCTATTATTTCAATGACTGTAATGTTTGATCAAAATTGTTAAGCAGTTATATAAACCGTTATATCGTTATATTTAAAATCGTAACTAAGAGATTCTAGATTAAAGGTCATTTCACACCATTTCTAGTTAATTGAACCATTCAATCATGTTTACAAACTTTCGTCCgtcttaaaaaattaaaaagccaggttcgatttttctgcattttcacatCCGTAACATGCATTTTGATGAAAAGGATGAcggataaaaaatgtaaatgactaCGTGTGCAATGGCCTTTACCCATGAAACCCAAAAGTTCAATCTTTGGACATTCGACCGTTCTAATGCTGAACAACAATCTCTCTGTATACATAGTATgtacatctttttaaaaacctgaatttaaatattttttgacaagGGCAACGGAGTTTTCAGAATCAATTGCCATGTCTCAATTCTTTTTGAAGGCAGCACGAAAGCCGTCACTTTCCATCGTCTGTGTACCAGATGAGAACGTCCCTCACTTTCCTGCTCAGACCCATCGCAGCCAGACCCAGAGCGCTGCTGGAGCCTGACACCTGCTTGGACTCTGCAGACAAAACGCGTTGTGCTTTCAGCCTaggaaatgcatattttttggtGTGGgggttaaaatattaaaaggtttGTGTGCTCACCACCGTAGTAATATAGCAGAGCTGCTCCTACAGCCACACTGAAACAACTAAGGAAGAAAAACGGACCTGCacagggacaaaaaaaaaaaaaaaagatggagcTCCATTCGTGGAAATTGTGTACATTTACTAGTGCATAAATCACTCAGAAGGTTAACTTACTGTGGTCATTCATTACATATCTGTCCTTGGGATTTGGGATTGGGCCGACTGGTTCACCAGACtctacaaacacaaataaaacttGGTGGTCAAACCAAAAAGTTGAGCTTAATAACAGGCTGAAAGGAACAGTTCGCTGAGCATTCAACGTATTCATCCTCCGGTCATCCGAGTCCGTTTGCTTCATAGgaacatttgtaacattttaacatttcttcACTTCCTCAGCAATGGGTTTCCTGCAGTCAATCGATTagcatcttgtgaagtgaaactAATCAAGCCCTTTATAACCTTAAAATGTCGTTTGCGGCCAAATAATAAAAGCACCCAAATGTTAGCATAACATTAAcgtagaattattttttttattattagtaaatgATGATTAATCTGTACATATTCCTATCCTAATTTAGACGAGACTGCCATTTTTCAATACTACAGATATAGCtatattatagatattttaGCCGAATCAGATCCAAATCTCTTCTGATGAAACtctaattttggggtgaactattccttaaagtACATTTCTGTAGCCACTGTGAATCAGAAGTGATATGCCGTATGGAAAAAAACCAAGTCAATATCCTGAAAAGAAGGTTTTTGAGTGGTTATGGGTGGAAAATGATGACTCTTGCCAACCTCTGAGTCGGAGGCGTGTGGGTAAACTGAAATAAACGTCCTCCACGTGGAGGTGCAGAGCTCGGTAAAACTCTCGACATGCCTCCTCTCCTTTCTCCTGTAGATGATTCAGCAGCTCCGCCAGCCTGATACAGGTGGGCACATCCAAATCCCTGAACTAACGTTTGGGGGAGAAAAATCAGAGAAATAACGTATTAGGCATCTGAAGATGTGATCTGGGACATTTCCTACGGGGTGTTTCCAGTTCGAGAGTAAAACACGTTTTTGCTGCACACTCTCGCACCCCTTGTGTGGCAATTAATTACAATCATgtatttaaaccaaaaataacCGCTTCAAAATGTGCGTTATCAGCACAAGTGTGTGAGATATACATCATACAGCCAAAAAGTCCAAGTATAGTCGATTTGTGTTTACCACAGAgcttgttttactcagaaaccCAATTACAGAACCCCATAGGACCTTCTTAATGTAACCCGTGGTGCATTATTCGAACTATTTGAC
This genomic interval carries:
- the card19 gene encoding caspase recruitment domain family, member 19 isoform X1, whose translation is MGESFYEQLRIDSRFLKTDQRLDTELVDKLILQLNRIYPQILNDKEASKFRDLDVPTCIRLAELLNHLQEKGEEACREFYRALHLHVEDVYFSLPTRLRLRESGEPVGPIPNPKDRYVMNDHSPFFFLSCFSVAVGAALLYYYGESKQVSGSSSALGLAAMGLSRKVRDVLIWYTDDGK
- the card19 gene encoding caspase recruitment domain family, member 19 isoform X2; the encoded protein is MTESFYEQLRIDSRFLKTDQRLDTELVDKLILQLNRIYPQILNDKEASKFRDLDVPTCIRLAELLNHLQEKGEEACREFYRALHLHVEDVYFSLPTRLRLRESGEPVGPIPNPKDRYVMNDHSPFFFLSCFSVAVGAALLYYYGESKQVSGSSSALGLAAMGLSRKVRDVLIWYTDDGK